The Polyangium aurulentum genomic interval CGACGCCCTTCGCAAGGCGCTCGGGCAGCGCATCGGCGCGGTCGCGACGGCGGGCGCGATCCAGTTTGGCGCGGCGCTGCCGTTTCTGGCGATGCTGCCGCTGCAAGCGCCCGTGCAGCCGCTCGGTGACGAGTTCTGGCTCGCGCTCGCGGGCTCGATCGTGCTCAACACCGCGGCGAACATCCTGTACGTGCGCGCGATCCAGCTCTCGCCGCTCGCGCTGACCATCCCCTACCTCGGCTTCAGCCCGGTGTTCCTCCTCGTGGGCGGCGCGCTGCTCTTCGGCGAGCGGCCCACGTGGCTCTCGGCGCTCGGGGTGCTCGTGGTCGTGGCGGGCGCGGTGCTGCTCAACCCCGGCACGTCAGGGGGCAGGTTCGATCCGATCAGCGCGATCCGACGCGAGCGCGGCAGCGGCTTGATGCTCCTCGTCGCGCTGCTCTGGAGCCTCGCCACGCTGCTCGATCGCGTGGGCCTGCGGCACAGCGGCGTCACGCTCTACGCGACGCTCGTGAACGCGGGCGTGGGCCTGCCGCTCGTCGCCTTTGCGACGCTCCGCCGCCCGCACGACATGGCCGCGATCCGGGGCTCGTGGGTGCTCGTCATCGCGACGATCGCGGTCCTGTCGCTCGCGATGGCCACGCAGATGCTGAGCTGGAAGTACCTGTTCGTCGCCTACCAGGACGTCATGAAGCGCGCCGGAGGCATCATCTTCAGCCCTTTCATCGGCTGGCTCTTCTTCTCGGAGAAGGGCCTTCGCAAGAGGATGCCCGCCGTGCTCCTCATGAGCGCAGGCGTCACCGTCGTGCTGCTCGGACGCGAGTGATCCTAGGAAAACCGCGCGCGCGCCCGGCCAAAGGCGTACGCGATCCCGCCCTTCAGCGTCGTCCGCGTCACGAGGCCTCCGACGTCGGTGCCGAGCTCGAGCAGCATGCGCGCGACCGACGCACGCACGCCGGTGATCACCACCTCCGCGCCGAGCAGACCGATCGCGCGTGACGCCCCCACGAGCGCCTCCACGACGCGCGCGTTCACGCCTTGCACGCCCGTGATGTCGATGATCAAGACCGACGCGCCGCTCGCGCCCACGCCTGCCAGCGCCGCCGCGATCGCGCGCTCGGCGCGCTCCTCGTCGAAGGTGCCGATCAGCGGCATGACCACGACCTCGTCGGTGATGGGCAAGAGCGGCGTCGACAGCTCCGCGCGGCGCGCCTCCTCGGCCGCCTGCATCGCGTCGAGCAGCGCGCGCTTCTCCTCCTGGGCGCGCGCCTTCTCGGCGAGCTCGCGCTCGATCGTCTCGGCGT includes:
- a CDS encoding DMT family transporter, with the translated sequence MGTTGIGLLLAAVCALAWSGVDALRKALGQRIGAVATAGAIQFGAALPFLAMLPLQAPVQPLGDEFWLALAGSIVLNTAANILYVRAIQLSPLALTIPYLGFSPVFLLVGGALLFGERPTWLSALGVLVVVAGAVLLNPGTSGGRFDPISAIRRERGSGLMLLVALLWSLATLLDRVGLRHSGVTLYATLVNAGVGLPLVAFATLRRPHDMAAIRGSWVLVIATIAVLSLAMATQMLSWKYLFVAYQDVMKRAGGIIFSPFIGWLFFSEKGLRKRMPAVLLMSAGVTVVLLGRE